Proteins co-encoded in one Medicago truncatula cultivar Jemalong A17 chromosome 8, MtrunA17r5.0-ANR, whole genome shotgun sequence genomic window:
- the LOC11417024 gene encoding adagio protein 3 codes for MAMARDKKEDEEEVHNQNQKVGKRLKCMNMMKNEQEENQVVDEEESELPLKPELFFYPTTPTSFVVSDALESDFPIIYVNKVFEISTGYRAHEALGRNCRFLQYRDPRAQRRHPLVDPVVVSEIRRCLEEGIEFQGELLNFRKDGTPLVNRLRLTPIHDDDGVVTHIIGIQIFSEANIDLNRVSYPVFRETCIQDFDKNAKYSPKSGKLLYTPQKREEMCGILQLSDEVLAHNILSRLTPRDVASIGSVCRRIRQLTKNEHVRKMVCQNAWGKEVTGTLELMTKKLGWGRLTRELTTLEAVCWKKVTVGGGVEPSRCNFSACAAGNRLVLFGGEGVDMQPMDDTFVLNLDAKNPEWQRVSVISSPPGRWGHTLSCLNSSWLVVFGGCGRQGLLNDVFVLDLDAQQPTWKEVFGEAPPLPRSWHSSCTIEGSKLVVSGGCTDAGVLLSDTYLLDLTIDNPTWREIPTSWTPPSRLGHSLSVYGRTKILMFGGLAKSGHLRLRSGEAYTIDLEAEQPQWRQLECSAFTGLSNQNAVVPPPRLDHVAVSMPCGRVIIFGGSIAGLHSPSQLFLLDPAEEKPTWRILNVPGEPPKFAWGHSTCVVGGTRVLVLGGHTGEEWVLNELHELCLASRQDSDM; via the exons atgGCTATGGCAAGAGataaaaaagaagatgaagaagaggttcataatcaaaatcaaaaggtTGGGAAGAGATTGAAATGCATGAACATGATGAAGAATGAACAAGAAGAAAATCAAGtagttgatgaagaagaaagtgagCTTCCATTAAAACCAGAACTTTTCTTCTACCCAACAACACCAACATCTTTTGTTGTATCAGATGCACTTGAATCAGATTTTCCAATCATTTATGTCAACAAAGTCTTTGAAATCTCAACTGGGTATCGTGCTCATGAAGCCCTTGGTCGTAACTG CCGGTTCTTACAATATAGGGATCCTAGAGCTCAGAGACGGCATCCTTTGGTGGATCCAGTCGTTGTGTCTGAGATTAGAAGATGTCTTGAAGAAGGTATTGAGTTCCAAGGTGAACTTTTGAATTTCAGAAAGGATGGTACTCCCTTAGTCAACAGACTTAGGCTTACGCCAATTCATGATGATGATGGAGTCGTGACACACATAATAGGTATCCAAATCTTTTCCGAGGCAAACATAGACTTGAACCGCGTTTCTTATCCAGTTTTCAGAGAGACTTGCATTCaagattttgataaaaatgCTAAATATTCTCCCAAAAGTGGGAAATTATTGTACACTCCGCAGAAGCGCGAAGAGATGTGTGGCATTCTTCAGCTTTCTGATGAAGTCTTGGCGCACAACATATTGTCACGCTTGACACCGAGGGATGTTGCATCGATCGGTTCTGTTTGCAGGAGGATCCGTCAATTAACAAAGAACGAGCACGTTAGGAAGATGGTTTGTCAAAATGCATGGGGCAAAGAAGTGACAGGTACATTGGAACTGATGACCAAGAAGTTAGGTTGGGGTCGTCTGACTCGGGAGCTTACTACTCTTGAGGCTGTTTGCTGGAAAAAAGTTACAGTTGGAGGCGGGGTTGAGCCTTCACGCTGCAATTTCAGTGCTTGTGCTGCAGGAAATAGGCTTGTATTATTTGGAGGTGAAGGAGTGGATATGCAGCCTATGGATGATACTTTTGTTCTAAATCTTGATGCTAAGAATCCAGAATGGCAAAGGGTTAGTGTGATATCATCCCCGCCCGGCCGATGGGGCCACACACTCTCTTGCTTAAACAGTTCTTGGCTAGTTGTTTTTGGTGGATGTGGTAGGCAAGGATTGCTCAATGATGTGTTTGTGCTTGATTTGGATGCTCAACAGCCAACATGGAAGGAAGTTTTCGGTGAAGCACCGCCTCTTCCGAGATCTTGGCACAGCTCATGCACAATTGAAGGCTCTAAATTGGTTGTCTCGGGCGGCTGCACAGATGCTGGAGTACTTCTTAGTGACACATATTTACTTGACCTCACAATAGATAATCCTACATGGAGAGAAATTCCAACTTCATGGACTCCTCCTTCTAGGTTAGGGCACTCACTCTCAGTTTATGGTAGGACAAAGATTCTCATGTTTGGTGGACTTGCAAAGAGCGGACACTTAAGGTTAAGATCAGGTGAGGCTTATACAATAGATTTAGAAGCTGAACAACCACAATGGAGGCAACTAGAATGTAGTGCATTCACAGGTTTATCAAATCAAAATGCTGTTGTACCTCCTCCTAGACTAGATCATGTTGCCGTAAGCATGCCTTGTGGGAGGGTTATTATATTTGGAGGTTCCATTGCAGGTCTTCATTCACCGTCTCAACTATTTCTATTGGACCCTGCCGAAGAGAAACCGACGTGGAGGATCCTCAATGTTCCGGGGGAACCACCTAAATTTGCTTGGGGTCATAGCACTTGTGTGGTTGGAGGGACTAGGGTTTTGGTGTTGGGTGGACATACCGGGGAGGAATGGGTACTAAATGAGTTGCATGAGTTATGCTTGGCAAGTCGACAAGACTCTGACATGTGA